GAAGCGGCTGAGCTGGGGCGGCTGGACGGTCTCCACGGCGCGCACCACCGGATCCAGCCAGGCGGGCAGGCCCTCCTTGCTGACCGTCACCGAACCGCCCTGGGTATCGCTCGCTCGCGTCATCGCCACACCACCCCCCGTTCTGCCGAGTCCAACGCCCGGACACCGGCAGATCGTTCCGCGGGTCCCTTGTCGATCACCACGGAGGCAGAGCGCCGCTCAGCACCCGCCTCGATCGGCACGGAGGCAGAGCGCCGTTCAGCACCTGCGTCGACCGCCACAGCGGCAGAGCGCCGTTCAGGACGCGCCTGCCCCGCCGCGGTGGGCCCCGCGGCCGTCAGCTCTCGCGTCATCCGGCCCCCAGCGGCGGGGCCGGCTTCCCGCCCGCGTCCAGGTAGGACTGGGGCGGGTTCAGCCGCTGGCCGGGGAAGCCGCCCTTCTCGTACTTCAGGAGCTTCTTCGCCTTCTCCGGGTCCGTCTCCCCCTCCCCGTACGCCGGGCAGAGGGGGGCGAGGGGGCAGGCGCCGCAGGCGGGCTTGCGGGCGTGGCAGATGCGGCGACCGTGGAAGATCACGTGGTGCGAGAGCATCGTCCACTCGCTCTTGGGGAAGAGCGCCGCTATCTCGGCCTCGATCTTGTCCGGCTCCGTCTGCTCGGTCCACTGCCAGCGCCGTACGAGCCGTTGGAAGTGCGTGTCCACGGTGATCCCGGGCCTGCCGAACGCGTTGCCCAGCACCACGAAGGCGGTCTTGCGGCCGACGCCGGGCAGCTTCACCAGGTCCTCGAGCCGGCCGGGGACCTCGCCGCCGAACTCCTCCACCAGGGCCTTGGAGAGGCCGATCACCGACTTGGTCTTGGCCCGGAAGAAACCGGTGGGACGCAGGATCTCCTCCACCTCCTCCGGGTCGGCGGCGGCCAGGTCCTCCGGGGTGGGGTACTTGGCGAAGAGGCCGGGAGTCGTCTGGTTCACCCGGAGGTCGGTGGTCTGGGCGGACAGGACCGTGGCGACGAGCAGCTGGAACGGATCGACGAAGTCCAGCTCGGGGTGCGCGTAGGGGTAGATCTCCGCGAGCTCGCGGTCGATACGGCGGGCGCGGCGGACGAGGGCGGTGCGGGACTCGGGCTTCCTGACGACGGCCTTCGCTGCCGTGGCGGACTTCTCGCCGGCGACCCGCTTGGCCGGAGCCTTCTTGGCCGGCGCCGTCCTGCCCGGAGCCTGCTTGGCCGGGGCCTTCTTGACCGAAGCTTTCCTGGCCGGGGCCTCACCTGCGGCGGTTTCCGTGGCCGGGGACTTCTTCACCGGCGGTTTCCGTGCCGCCGCCTTCTTCGCCGGAGCGGACCCGTCTGCGGCCCCACGGCCGCCGCTCTGTTCCCCGGAAGCCTTTTCGCCGGCTGCTCCGCCGGTCGTTTCCACGGCTTTCTCACCAGGCATCTCGTTTGCCACCTTTGCCGTTTTCCTACCACCACCAGAGTTCTGTTCGCCCACAGCGGAA
The window above is part of the Streptomyces sp. NBC_00425 genome. Proteins encoded here:
- the nth gene encoding endonuclease III; this translates as MPGEKAVETTGGAAGEKASGEQSGGRGAADGSAPAKKAAARKPPVKKSPATETAAGEAPARKASVKKAPAKQAPGRTAPAKKAPAKRVAGEKSATAAKAVVRKPESRTALVRRARRIDRELAEIYPYAHPELDFVDPFQLLVATVLSAQTTDLRVNQTTPGLFAKYPTPEDLAAADPEEVEEILRPTGFFRAKTKSVIGLSKALVEEFGGEVPGRLEDLVKLPGVGRKTAFVVLGNAFGRPGITVDTHFQRLVRRWQWTEQTEPDKIEAEIAALFPKSEWTMLSHHVIFHGRRICHARKPACGACPLAPLCPAYGEGETDPEKAKKLLKYEKGGFPGQRLNPPQSYLDAGGKPAPPLGAG